In Oncorhynchus gorbuscha isolate QuinsamMale2020 ecotype Even-year linkage group LG26, OgorEven_v1.0, whole genome shotgun sequence, the DNA window TGCATTATATCACACAgaaatctctctcctccatttctaGTGGATTAGGAAGTCTTATCCAAACCACTCAATTGCCAAAGTGAATTTAGAGCACCGATTTAATGGGGAGCTCATTGAAACAGTTTCCCAATTATTGTGAAATGATAGATATCTCTGAGGTCTAATCATAGATCTGTGTATTCATCTAACTGCGTGAAGCTTTATTGGGAGactcacacaaatacacagggaacagaacagaagtCTCACAGGGAGACGGAAGCAAAGTCATTCATTTAGACTAATGAGAGAACGTAATGTCTATTACAGAGAGATTTAGGTGAGGCAAAGAAATGGTTCAGGGGCCAGGGTCAACCCTCCTCCACTGTGAGCTAAGTGGCCAGGGTAGAGTCCTGGGGGGTCGCAGGTCAGGGTAGTTTGTGTCAGAGAATGTCAAGGTCCTCTGTGTTGAGTGATTCCACTGTTTTCATAGCAATGTCCTGCTGGCGAGGTGACCTGACTGATGAGCGCTGCTGGCTATTTactgatgtgtctgtctgtctgtccgtccgtccgtccgtccgtccgtccgtccgtccgtccgtccgtcccagATCTGGATCAAATAATGACCGCGGCCCAATTGAGGTGTGCTTGAGTTGGTTTGGGAATTTGCACTTTTGgaactattccattggttccataaTCGCAACGGGGAAAAACAAAATCACCCAGAGCTCAAGTAGTTGACACGTACAGTATTTCTACTAGGTTTGAACTGTccgtctacccctctctttctgtttcttcgTTAACCTCTGCCCGTCTGCCTGcctgtatgtctgcctgtctgtatgtctgcctgcctgtatgtctgcctgtctgtatgtctgcctgtctgtatgtctgcctgcctgtatgtctgcctgtctctTTATGCGTTCCTTGTTAACATGCTCCTGCCTGTGTGTCCATCCCACAGTGGCAGGGGGAGACCCAGGAGTTCTGTCCCAATGCCAAGGTGGTTCTGGTGGGTTGTAAGCTGGACATGAGGACCGACGTGGGCACCCTGAGAGAGCTGTCCAAGCAACGCCTCATCCCCATCACACACGAACAGGTGAGCAGAGGAAGAGCAGTGGGCGAAGGATGGAGGGTTGGAAgaaatgaaagagggagagaaaaaccaTAGCAGGAAGGAGAcgggtctttaaaaaaaaagagaaagaggaaacCAATCGAGTTATAATGAGACACGcacgggagaagagagagacagaggtggccCATTGTCAAACGAGCTTTTAACCCTTAACCCAGTGTTGATGTAGCCACCCACAGTTGCTCTATCAACACGCACACATATATTATGTACATATTAACCCAATACATAGAAACACACTGAAGCAGACATTTTGCAGAGGTTGGCGTTCCGACTCTAATGGGCTGACAGCGATGTGGAGGTTGGCTATTGTAAAGGGGGTTTAGGGGGTGGCAGGGTGGGGGGTGGGTATGTATAGGATTTATGTCTCAGGAGTCGAGACACATTTTACCCTGAGATTAAATATTCATGCAGATTTAGGGATTTTGAACAGACTTTGATAAAACAAGGCCTTTTATAGCACGCTACCACATCCTCTTAGCCAGGGGCATGGTAATGATGGAGGGAACGCTACCACATCCTCTTAGCCAGGGGCATGGTAATGATGGAGGGAACGCTACCACATCCTCTTAGCCAGGGGCATGGTAATGATGGAGGGAACACTACCACATCCTCTTAGCCAGGGGCATGGTAATGATGGAGGGAACACTACCACATCCTCTTAGCCAGGGGCATGGTAATGATGGAGGGAACACTACCACATCCTCTTAGCCAGGGGCATGGTAATGATGGAGGGAACGCTACCACATCCTCTTAGCCAGGGGCATGGTAATGATGGAGGGAACACTACCACATCCTCTTAGCCAGGGGCATGGTAATGATGGAGGGAACGCTACCACATCCTCTTAGCCAGGGGCATGGTAATGATGGAGGGAACGCTACCACATCCTCTTAGCCAGGGGCATGGTAATGATGGAGGGAACGCTACCACATCCTCTTAGCCAGGGGCATGGTAATGATGGAGGGAACGCTACCACATCCTCTTAGCCAGGGGCATGGTAATGATGGAGGGAACGCTACCACATCCTCTTAGCCAGGGGCATGGTAATGATGGAGGGAACGCTACCACATCCTCTTAGCCAGGGGCATGGTAATGATGGAGGAACGGAAGCCAGGGGCATGGTAATGATGGAGGGAACGCTACCACATCCTCTTAGCCAGGGGCATGGTAATGATGGAGGGAACGCTACCACATCCTCTTAGCCAGGGGCATGGTAATGATGGAGGGAACGCTACCACATCCTCTTAGCCAGGGGCATGGTAATGATGGAGGGAACGCTACCACATCCTCTTAGCCAGGGGCATGGTAATGATGGAGGAACGCTACCACATCCTCTTAGCCAGGGGCATGGTAATGATGGAGGGAACGCTACCACATCCTCTTAGCCAGGGGCATGGTAATGATGGATGCTACCACATCCTCTTAGCCAGGGGCATGGTAATGATGGAGGAACGCTACCACATCCTCTTAGCCAGGGGCATGGTAATGATGGAGGGAACGCTACCACATCCTCTTAGCCAGGGGCATGGTAATGATGGAGGGAACGCTACCACATCCTCTTAGCCAGGGGCATGGTAATGATGGAGGGAACACTACCACATCCTCTTAGCCAGGGGCATGGTAATGATGGAGGGAACGCTACCACATCCTCTTAGCCAGGGGCATGGTAATGATGGAGGGAACGCTACCACATCCTCTTAGCCAGGGGCATGGTAATGATGGAGGAACGCTACCACATCCTCTTAGCCAGGGGCATGGTAATGATGGAGGAACGCTACCACATCCTCTTAGCCAGGGGCATGGTAATGATGGAGGAACGCTACCACATCCTCTTAGCCAGGGGCATGGTAATGATGGAGGAACGCTACCACATCCTCTTAGCCAGGGGCATGGTAATGATGGAGGGAACGCTACCACATCCTCTTAGCCAGGGGCATGGTAATGATGGAGGGAACGCTACCACATCAGGGGCATCTGATGGAGCCAGGGGCATGGTAATGATGGAGGGAACGCTACCACATCCTCTTAGCCAGGGGCATGGTAATGATGGAGGGAACGCTACCACATCCTCTTAGCCAGGGGCATGGTAATGATGGAGGGAACGCTACCACATCCTCTTAGCCAGGGGCATGGTAATGATGGAGGGAACGCTACCACATCCTCTTAGCCAGGGGCATGGTAATGATGGAGGAACGCTACCACATCCTCTTAGCCAGGGGCATGGTAATGATGGAGGGAACGCTACCACATCCTCTTAGCCAGGGGCATGGTAATGATGGAGGGAACGCTACCACATCCTCTTAGCCAGGGGCATGGTAATGATGGAGGGAACGCTACCACATCCTCTTAGCCAGGGGCATGGTAATGATGGAGGGAACGCTACCACATCCTCTTAGCCAGGGGCATGGTAATGATGGAGGAACGCTACCACATCCTCTTAGCCAGGGGCATGGTAATGATGGAGGGAACGCTACCACATCCTCTTAGCCAGGGGCATGGTAATGATGGAGGAACGCTGCCACAACCTCTTAGCCAGGGGCTGCCACAACCTCTTAGCCAGGGGCATGGTAATGATGGAGGGAACGCTACCACATCCTCTTAGCCAGGGGCATGGTAATGATGGAGGGAACGCTGCCACAACCTCTTAGCCAGGGGCATGGTAATGATGGAGGGAACGCTACCACATCCTCTTAGCCAGGGGCATGGTAATGATGGAGGGAACGCTGCCACAACCTCTTAGCCAGGGGCATGGTAATGATGGAGGGAACGCTACCACATCCTCTTAGCCAGGGGCATGGTAATGATGGAGGTAACGCTACCACATCCTCTTAGCCAGGGGCATGGTAATGATGGAGGGAATGCTACCACAACCTCTTAGCCAGGGGCATGGTAATGATGGAGGGAACGCTACCACATCCTCTTAGCCAGGGGCATGGTAATGATGGAGGGAACGCTACCACATCCTCTTAGCCAGGGGCATGGTAATGATGGAGGGAACGCTACCACAACCTCTTAGCCAGGGGCATGGTAATGATGAAGGGAACGCTACCACATCCTCTTAGCCAGGGGCATGGTAATGATGGAGGGAACGCTACCACAGCCTCTTAGCCAGGGGCATGGTAATGATGGAGGGAACGCTACCACAACCTCTTAGCCAGGGGCATGGTAATGATGGAGGGAACGCTACCACATCCTCTTAGCCAGGGGCATGGTAATGATGGAGGTAACGCTACCACATCCTCTTAGCCAGGGGCATGGTAATGATGGAGGGAACGCTACCACAACCTCTTAGCCAGGGGCATGGTAATGATGGAGGGAACACTACCACATCCTCTTAGCCAGGGGCATGGTAATGATGGAGGGAacgaggggggggggtgtgataAACAGGTCAGTAAATCTTTGAAATAATCCGCTTTTTGCATGTTTTGATGCTCCCCCATGTCTGAcataccccaccccccccccccccaccccccatacacacacaaaagCTCAGGGAACCGAGGCCCCTTTCCACTGTGAGCTGGCTGTGGGCCAGCTGTGTGCTGGCCACTGGGGAAAAACCAGATAGAATCCCCCAAGCAACGGGGAAAAAACAACGTGTGTAAATAAAATGGACAAACAAAAGATAGAATGGGAGACCAATAAGCTCGTGGGCAATGTTTCAGAGGCTCATGTTCGGGctgttgtgtttttgttctacgtCATGCTCTATTTCTGTCTGAGggagctactgtactgtactgttctgacctgtctgtAATTGAAAGGGAATCTGTGTCACATACAGTACAAGCGCCAGGCAGGCTCCCAACAGCCAACTTTTGCTGATCTAATCCAATATCCCCCAGCTTGTTATCCTGTTGTTGATCTCTAATTGAATTCCGGTAGCAGAGTTGAGGAGTCACAGGCGAGGTGACCACAGGGTGAACCCTACACATTACACACTCATCTGGCCACGGTCTGATAAAGCTTTGCTGCTTGTCaggcccatctctccctcttctgtcGTTTCTCTCAaccttcctcaccccctctctctctcgctctctctctctctctcccttccttaatctctctccctcccttaatCTCTCTTGCCAATCgctcagtctccctccctctcaatctctctctttctctctcccttccttaatctccctccctcaatctctctctttcctaccttgctacctccctccctcccacccttcctTAATCTTCCGCCCtcacaatctctttctctctctctctctctctctctctctctctctctctctctctctctctctctctctctctctctctctctctctctctctctctctctctcgctctctctctctctttctttctctctctcctccctccctccctctctaaatcGGCGTTGCCACCTAATAGAGACGTTTCCTGTGACTGTGTAAGGAAGGAGGCTTGATAAGATCACACCAGGCCTGTGGTTctgaaatttcctctatttaccaaatcatgggagcaaaccacacacacacgtcagagttagttataaaagtccatctttaattatatgagctcttatcacaatcctgtgactctcagataaattcagtgtctcccagtgaattctctgagagcccccttccaatgcaactgagttcctttaatagcaaagacacacatagtcagacagcatagacataattcatcgttcagctttgtctcctttcccaaaccccaggaccataaaccaaatcctccatatcaacaggcatatatcaaattgtcatttagatacaaccaactcaaaatacaaacaaacctggacaagctcacggagaggagagtgaggctataggttaagataaaagcaacattagagggagcatagaatgattccagacactgcaatcctcctttccccactgggaaaggtagggagtaaaagatatgtttacacatgatgacactttgacctctcccctctctgtggcccatgcaacttagttttgacatagaacagataactgcaaccttgccacagtattatacaaaaataccattctgatgagaattaacttacacacatttgatgaatattaaacatcttacatatgttaccaacaaattctgaatctTCCACGACAAGAAGAGAGGATagccagagaggagagggcaAATACAGTACCATAGAATTCTAAACTGAAACTTCATCTGTTCGATGTATCCTTTCAGTCAGTGAGCTTTGATAACACTGGACCCTGGGAGGAagcaggcagcagcaggcagcagaCAGTGCCAGGCAGGCTTTGGGCAGAGAGTTAGtttctcctctctagtctcccatacatatacatgtaccagacaatggggggggggggactctagCCCACTGGGCTCTCTGTGGTGGGCTTTCTGCTCAGTTTAAACAGCAACAACAGAATATGgcagtagaaagagagacagagtgagatagagagagtgtcATGGATTAGTCATTAGATGTAGGGCAGGTACAACTGTCTGCACATGATGTTTAGACCAGCAGCATCTATGTGTTTCCTGCTTGTCTCTCACTATAGTAACGTGAGATCATTGGTGCTAAGTTATGGCGAATTAACTGTCATGGTACCTCAAGAAGAACAGTAGATACTATTCACAACAACATGATGTTGTTGACGATGATGTTCTTGATGTTGTTGTTAATGGTGATGTTcttgatgttgttgatgatgttcTTGATGTTCTTGTTGTTGATCTTGATGTTCATGATGTTGTTGATTATGGTGATGTTCTTGATGATGATGttcttgatgttgttgttgatgatgatgttcttgatgttgttgatgatgatgatcttgatgttgttgatgatgatgatgttcatgatgttgttgatgatggtgttcttgatgttgttgatgtcgtTGATGATGACGtttttgatgttgttgttgatgatgttctTGATGTTGTTGATGGTGATGATcttgatgttgttgatgatgatgatgttgttgattATGATGTTcttgatgttgttgatgatgatgttgttgatgttcttgatgttgttgatgatgacGTTCTtgatgttggtgttgttgttgatgatgatgttcatgatgttgttgttgatgatactcttcttgatgttgttgatgatgatgttcttgatgttgttgttgatgatgttcttgatgatgttgatgtttttgatattgatgatgatgatgttcttGATAATGATGATGTTCTttatgatgttgttgatgtttttgatgttgatgatgatctTGATGTTcttgatgttgttgatgatgatattattattattattattatgttcttgatgttgttgttgatgatgttctTGATGTagttgatgatgatgttgatgttcttgataatgatgatgatgttcttgatgatgttgttgatgttgttgatgatgatgttcttgatgatgttgttgatgatgatgttcttgatgttgttgttgatgataatgttattgatgttgttgatgatgatgttttTGATGttcttgatgttgttgatgttggtctctaaccccctcccctcAGGGTAGTGGCTTGGCCCGTCAGATAGGTGCGGTAGCCTACGTGGAGTGCACCTCCAAGGTGTCGGAGAACAGCGTACGGGACGTGTTCCACATCACCACGCTGGCGTCTGTGCGGCGGCCACACAAGCCTCAGCTGAAACGCAGCAGCTCCCGCCGGGGCCTCAAACGGGTGTCCCAGCTGCCCCTGCCCCCCCTGCCTGGTCGGACTGATACCCTGGATCCTGCCCCTGCCATGCAGAAGGACCGGGCCAAGAGCTGTGTGCTCATGTAGAGACCCACCaagacaaaatatatatatatatatatatatatacagtacagtacagtatgatacACAGAAATATATGACAGACAGAGGAACTCTATTTATTGGTTTTGTTTTgttcaattttattttatttaaaaaaaagaaatcctCTATTATTCTCGTTTTGCACTGCTGAGGAACAaggacaaaaaaaagaaaaaaatatgcttttgtgtgtgtttgcgaaTCTTTCTGGAGCTGTTTACatgattttttgtttgtttgactGATGGATGGTAAGGTGGACTGGTTTTCTCGAGACAAAGTCtcagggtggggagaggagaggaggggaatagGAAGTTCTGCATGGTCCTGGGGTAGGGCTTGTGGAGGACACTGACTGGGGGGGATCAATCCTTCACACAAGGACGGCACAACAGCCATCTTTACTGCACGGCTGGAGGAGAAGACTTTCATTCTGTGGAGAAGGTAGTGGAGGAGTTGGATCAGGAAGATGTAACAAGAAACGTCTCACTGGACAATGGACATGGTTGCTTTTGCTATGCTATATTGTGATGATACTTCCTGTTGCCATGTGTGAATAGAAATGTGTAAGAACAAAAATGCTGAAAAGGGACTCTTATTGAGTGGGTAAATGATGGGAGTAGGTCAGACAGAACTACAGAAGTCAGTTGGACGTTGCTTTTGTAACCAGAGTTAACATGAAGAATGTGTGGAGTTTTCCTCAGATTATTCGAACCACAAGTGCTTTCTAGAAAAAAGTCACTTTACATATCTGTTTTTGTAATAATTTAACACTATTCTATGCGTCAACTCCGATCATGTCAATTTGCTTCAATGAAACTATTGCTGTTGTCGTTATGTTAAGATGTTACTTTGTGGGAAATTTAGCGGTAAAATGTTAGGGATATTTTACTGTATTTTCACATACTCTAAAAGTCTCAAATAAAGCAACAGCTTGGCTGTAGGGAGAAGAGACTTCCTCTCTGACCCATGTCTCTTTGTTGTGTTTGAGAATATATCAGTGCTGTCAGTCACTAACATTACATGCGGTGCTGCtggaaagtatgtgaaccccttaTGCATTTACAGATTTTTTTAATGAAATCTTAATTTAATAATCAGAACCAGTCTTTTTGACAtctgacatacagttgaagtcggaagtttacaaacacttaggttggagtcaataaaacttgtttttcaaccactccacaaatttcttgttcacaaaaCTTTAGTTTTGGCAATGACACAAgtcaaatagaactgtttggccataatgaccatcattatgtttggaggaaataaagggggaggcttgcaagccgaagaacaccatcccaaccgtgaagcacgggggtggcaacatcctcacgtgggagtgctttgctgcaggggggactggtgcacttcacaaaatagatggcatcatgagggagggaaattatgtgggtatattgaagcaacatcaagacatcagtcaggaagttaaagcttggtcgcaaatggctcttccaaatggacaatgaccccaagcatacttccaaagttgtggcaaaatggcttaaggacaacaaagtcaaggaattttcccaagttctctcacgtcaccccgctcctccgctctctccactggcttccagttgaagctcgcatccgctacaaga includes these proteins:
- the LOC124016474 gene encoding rho-related GTP-binding protein RhoN-like, which codes for MVNETDPRPEQILTKMESQGSRCKIVVVGDTQCGKTALLHVFAKDCYPENYVPTVFENYTASFEIDKQRIELNMWDTSGSSYYDNVRPLAYPDSDAVLVCFDISRPETLDSVLKKWQGETQEFCPNAKVVLVGCKLDMRTDVGTLRELSKQRLIPITHEQGSGLARQIGAVAYVECTSKVSENSVRDVFHITTLASVRRPHKPQLKRSSSRRGLKRVSQLPLPPLPGRTDTLDPAPAMQKDRAKSCVLM